A genomic window from Thermodesulfobacteriota bacterium includes:
- the lipA gene encoding lipoyl synthase, whose amino-acid sequence MSNAAKPNIRKPGWIKAKLPAGDNYVRLKNLTKELNLHTVCQEARCPNIGECWSAGTLTFMILGDTCTRSCGFCHVKTGKGPELDWEEPKRVAQAVKSLTQNNANISHVVITSVNRDDKNYDSAKIFAQTITTVREYNPDVNVEVLIPDFKGDSDALKLILDARPEILNHNIETVPRLYRLQQTTQSGRKRSVRPQANYAWSLKLLSDSKAHGHESMLTKSGIMVGLSEEMDEIIQTLRDLKEVGCDIVTIGQYLQPTIDHLPVSKFYHPMEFDSLKAYGENIIGIPHIEAGPLVRSSYHAEKQAIKLNADNSSQIEADQAQNLSVI is encoded by the coding sequence ATGAGTAATGCAGCTAAACCAAACATAAGAAAACCAGGCTGGATAAAAGCAAAGTTGCCAGCAGGTGACAATTATGTCCGCCTTAAAAATTTGACTAAAGAGCTGAACCTGCACACAGTTTGTCAGGAAGCTCGTTGTCCTAATATCGGAGAGTGCTGGAGCGCGGGAACGCTCACTTTTATGATCTTGGGCGATACATGTACAAGAAGCTGCGGTTTTTGCCATGTGAAAACAGGTAAGGGCCCCGAGCTAGACTGGGAAGAGCCTAAGCGCGTGGCGCAAGCTGTAAAAAGCCTGACCCAAAACAATGCAAATATAAGTCACGTTGTAATTACATCTGTGAACAGAGATGATAAAAACTATGACAGCGCAAAGATTTTCGCTCAAACTATAACAACAGTCAGAGAATATAATCCCGATGTAAATGTCGAAGTTCTAATTCCAGATTTCAAAGGAGACTCAGATGCGCTTAAATTAATATTAGATGCGCGTCCTGAGATTTTAAACCACAACATTGAAACTGTACCAAGGCTCTATAGGCTTCAGCAAACAACACAAAGCGGAAGAAAACGCTCAGTAAGACCGCAGGCAAATTACGCTTGGTCTTTAAAATTACTTTCTGACAGTAAAGCGCACGGTCATGAGTCTATGCTTACTAAATCAGGCATTATGGTTGGACTAAGTGAAGAAATGGATGAAATCATTCAAACACTTAGGGATCTAAAAGAAGTAGGCTGCGATATAGTAACTATTGGCCAGTATCTGCAGCCAACAATCGACCACCTACCGGTATCAAAGTTCTATCACCCGATGGAGTTTGATTCACTAAAAGCATACGGTGAAAACATTATTGGAATACCCCATATTGAGGCAGGCCCGCTTGTGAGAAGCTCATATCATGCCGAAAAGCAGGCGATCAAACTAAATGCAGATAATTCATCTCAAATTGAAGCTGATCAAGCTCAAAATTTGAGCGTTATATAA
- a CDS encoding cofactor-independent phosphoglycerate mutase gives MKYVILQGDGMPDHLLPELDGKTPLEVANTPNLDKIAKCATKFGMVKTIPDPLPPGSDVGNLTVLGYDPMIYYTGRSPLEAASMGVSLGPTDVTLRCNLVTLAEQHGSTIMEDYSAGHISNEEAKELVMSLKEELEEDNFKLHPGVSYRHLLVWTGGNKEIVTTPPHDISGKEIASHVPSGGGSEKLNELIEQSREILKEHPVNKKRIQEGKNPATSIWLWGEGVAPTMPTFKELYGLTGSVISAVDLVKGIGKYAELEVIDVPGATGYLDTNYEGKVDYALESLNELDLTMIHIESTDETGHMGDAKLKIQAVEDFDGRVVGRVLDGIKKFGDYKILVMSDHPTPIDIRTHINEPVPFAIYNS, from the coding sequence ATGAAGTATGTAATACTGCAGGGCGATGGAATGCCGGACCATTTGCTGCCAGAGCTGGACGGAAAAACCCCACTAGAGGTAGCAAACACACCTAATTTAGATAAGATTGCCAAATGTGCCACAAAGTTTGGAATGGTAAAAACCATACCAGACCCCCTACCACCGGGTAGTGACGTAGGAAACCTTACGGTGCTCGGTTATGACCCTATGATTTATTATACGGGACGCTCTCCTCTTGAGGCTGCTAGCATGGGAGTTTCACTAGGTCCAACAGATGTAACGCTTAGATGTAACCTGGTGACATTAGCTGAGCAGCACGGCAGCACAATAATGGAGGATTATAGCGCAGGTCACATTTCCAATGAAGAGGCAAAAGAGCTAGTAATGTCTCTTAAAGAAGAGCTTGAGGAAGACAATTTTAAGCTACACCCGGGTGTAAGCTACAGACACTTACTGGTATGGACGGGGGGAAATAAGGAAATTGTAACTACACCCCCGCACGATATTTCAGGAAAAGAAATAGCTTCTCATGTACCTAGCGGAGGAGGCTCTGAGAAACTAAATGAGCTGATTGAACAATCCAGAGAAATCTTAAAAGAACATCCAGTTAATAAAAAAAGAATCCAAGAAGGCAAGAACCCAGCGACTAGTATATGGCTTTGGGGAGAGGGAGTTGCTCCAACAATGCCTACATTCAAAGAGCTCTATGGTCTTACTGGCTCAGTTATATCTGCTGTTGATCTGGTTAAAGGAATAGGAAAATACGCAGAGCTTGAAGTCATAGATGTGCCGGGCGCGACTGGATATCTGGACACAAACTACGAAGGCAAAGTTGATTATGCACTAGAATCTCTCAACGAACTGGATTTGACAATGATTCATATCGAATCCACCGATGAGACCGGTCATATGGGTGATGCAAAGCTTAAAATTCAGGCAGTTGAAGATTTTGACGGCAGGGTCGTGGGCAGAGTACTGGATGGCATAAAGAAGTTTGGAGATTATAAAATTCTAGTTATGTCAGATCACCCAACCCCTATAGATATTAGAACTCATATTAATGAGCCGGTTCCATTTGCCATATATAACTC